A single Ciona intestinalis chromosome 14, KH, whole genome shotgun sequence DNA region contains:
- the LOC100176068 gene encoding uncharacterized protein LOC100176068: MRQCLIVILAIATVVLAERQCEIARRNIVSLGTYVEGHQTIACIDPCDRTGKVISNNETQCSERPYCHWNGTWCFMKTVPPPTTMTNNKTQVLEELSSRLDRNRTVDVHGRSANGDTRDCTTTTFPDSCNINVEHSNMSELLIPPYDIPYCQRVPCVDADENADNDEKTCLLHPGCYFDRELSAFRKYYGHAVMPGIPVCHQVIRNDRFLQIAQNLMTVGNYTWNALHTNCLLREYHEEIFEAPTGCYILTYLEFADIYPKHYGWKDINVTACVLIGGCYFGPNRCYYPANPYANMQISSNMEAVARRKPSFRDEYGQQMCRPISMELKGAQYLSAYDNCLKAGCAIHPSVGKELLDNLHIVTMESVPRAYQPQFWGKAVIGEVRADNWIAEADRMVSCGTLNTSNPFGVHYASGSNINLTQLLSNSNNFSSPNVRIVPFALTINLDGSSARFHPSLPRLNTLGKIDATTLSRISLFSKTLLYSHILKERKRNPLEYFFRLLIQRLRCPYLNYFNLEGFQPMRGSFEGCCDRTLCYTPREDILGQYSGSASYWSPWEHWLSCSRSCGSGVQVRRRVCIGRFEENHCAGDAVMEKPCSIEVCPKWSQWSSWGACTDSCGGGQKLRVRVCLLPPCEEAREERTRCSTDDCPLFGQWGTWSACSLTCGIGINSRRRTCNDSMTSVTCPANTHNEVLDTRPCHEYCGSPVRISVGSCSPYPYCVSIVQQKCEYVTPNGVAVNGHCRNFKRRKKIRCMDLWRSCTWCAVYQCEQLDT; the protein is encoded by the exons ATGAGGCAATGCTTAATAGTTATTCTAGCAATAGCAACGGTTGTACTAGCTGAGCGCCAATGTGAAATCGCTAGAAGAAATATAGTGTCCTTGGGTACTTATGTAGAAG GACATCAAACTATTGCATGTATTGACCCATGCGATAGAACAGGGAAGGTAATCTCAAACAATGAAACGCAGTGTTCGGAGCGTCCATACTGCCACTGGAACGGCACATGGTGTTTTATGAAAACAG TACCGCCCCCAACAACGATGACAAATAACAAGACTCAAGTTTTGGAAGAATTATCCTCGAGGCTCGACAGAAATAGAACTGTCGACGTACACGGTCGTTCAGCAAATG GGGACACGAGAGACTGCACAACAACAACCTTTCCAGACAGCTGTAATATCAATGTTGAACATTCAAATATGTCAGAATTACTCATCCCACCGTACGACATACCATACTGCCAAAG GGTTCCATGCGTTGATGCGGACGAGAATGCAGACAACGACGAGAAGACGTGTCTCTTACACCCTGGATGTTATTTCGATAGAGAACTTTCAGCATTTCGAAAATATTACGGTCATGCTGTTATGCCTGGGATTCCAGTTTGTCATCAAGTTATACGAAACGATCGGTTTCTGCAAATCGCACAAAACCTAATGACCGTG GGCAATTATACGTGGAATGCCTTACACACGAACTGTTTACTGCGAGAGTACCATGAAGAAATTTTCGAGGCGCCAACCGGATGTTACATATTGACATACCTGGAATTTGCTGATATCTATCCGAAACACTATGGCTGGAAAG atatCAATGTAACGGCCTGCGTCTTGATCGGCGGGTGCTACTTTGGACCAAACCGGTGCTACTATCCTGCAAACCCATACGCAAACATGCAGATTTCCTCTAACATGGAAGCTGTTGCAAGGCGGAAACCATCTTTTCGAGACGAATACGGCCAGCAAATGTGTCGGCCAATTTCGATGGAGTTAAAAGGTGCTCAATACCTCAGCGCATACGATAACTGCCTCAAGGCGGGGTGTGCTATTCATCCAAGCGTTGGAAAGGAACTTTTAGACAATCTTCATATAGTGACCATGGAAAGCGTGCCCCGAGCATACCAACCTCAATTTTGGGGTAAGGCCGTTATTGGAGAAGTTAGAGCAGATAATTGGATAGCTGAAGCTGACAGAATGGTGTCTTGCGGGACTTTAAACACAAGTAATCCGTTTGGAGTCCATTATGCGTCCGGCAGTAATATAAATCTCACCCAGCTATTAAGCAATAGCAATAACTTCTCAAGCCCGAATGTTAGAATTGTGCCATTTGCATTGACAATAAACTTGGACGGATCATCCGCGAGATTCCACCCCAGCCTACCCAGGCTTAACACCCTCGGCAAAATCGACGCAACCACCTTAAGCAGAATTTCGCTTTTTTCGAAGACGTTACTTTACTCGCATATACTGAAGGAGCGAAAAAGAAACCCTCTCGAATACTTTTTTAGACTGCTTATCCAAAGGCTACGATGTccatatttaaactattttaacttGGAAGGCTTTCAACCGATGAGAGGTAGTTTTGAAGGCTGCTGCGACCGAACACTTTGCTATACACCTCGAGAAGACATACTTGGTCAATACTCTGGCTCAGCATCATACTGGTCGCCGTGGGAACATTGGTTAAGCTGTAGCAGGAGCTGTGGTAGTGGTGTTCAAGTAAGACGTCGTGTATGTATCGGTCGTTTTGAAGAAAACCATTGCGCTGGAGACGCAGTTATGGAGAAGCCATGTAGTATAGAAGTTTGTCCGAAATGGTCGCAATGGTCTAGTTGGGGGGCATGTACAGATAGTTGTGGTGGCGGACAAAAGTTAAGAGTCCGTGTCTGCCTTCTGCCGCCGTGCGAGGAAGCTCGAGAAGAGAGGACCCGGTGTTCGACGGATGACTGTCCGCTTTTTGGGCAGTGGGGGACTTGGTCTGCGTGTTCTTTGACCTGTGGAATTGGTATAAACTCTCGCCGTAGAACTTGTAACGATAGCATGACTAGTGTAACTTGCCCTGCCAACACCCACAACGAAGTTTTGGACACTAGACCTTGTCACGAGTACTGTGGCAGTCCTGTTCGAATTAGTGTTGGTTCTTGTAGCCCATACCCGTATTGTGTATCAATAGTACAGCAGAAATGTGAATACGTAACGCCTAACGGAGTCGCAGTAAACGGACATTGTCGTAATTTTAAAAGACGAAAGAAAATTCGCTGCATGGACCTTTGGCGTTCCTGTACCTGGTGTGCGGTGTACCAATGCGAGCAACTGGACACATAA